One Defluviitoga tunisiensis genomic window carries:
- a CDS encoding NAD(P)-dependent malic enzyme, with protein MDIYEESLRMHEKKKGKISITSKVAIKNQHDLSIAYTPGVAEPCRMIHKNVDDVYKYTSKGNLVAVVTDGTAVLGLGDIGPEAAMPVMEGKCILFKEFGGVDAVPICLDTKDVDEIVETVERIAPTFGGINLEDISAPRCVEIENRLKKELDIPIFHDDQHGTAVVVSAGLINALKIVGKSFSEIKVVINGAGAAGSAIVKMLLSLGVKDILICDSKGIIYKGLPTNNWLKEELAMLTNKNGVKGSLYDAMIGADVFIGVSVGDVVKKEMVKNMKKDAIVFALANPIPEIFPDDAKEAGARIVATGRSDYQNQINNVLAFPGIFRGALDARASDINDEMKIAAAYAIAGVINDTELNEENIIPNVFNDKVSKKVATAVKEAAVKSGVARI; from the coding sequence TTGGACATATATGAAGAATCTCTTAGAATGCACGAAAAGAAAAAGGGAAAAATATCTATTACTAGTAAAGTTGCTATAAAGAATCAACATGATTTAAGTATTGCTTATACTCCTGGAGTAGCAGAACCATGCCGAATGATTCATAAAAATGTTGATGATGTATATAAATATACATCAAAAGGAAATTTAGTAGCTGTTGTTACCGATGGAACAGCGGTTTTAGGTTTAGGAGATATAGGTCCAGAAGCAGCAATGCCTGTGATGGAGGGGAAATGCATTCTTTTTAAAGAATTTGGTGGAGTAGATGCTGTACCAATTTGTTTGGATACGAAAGATGTAGACGAAATAGTAGAAACAGTAGAAAGAATTGCTCCAACATTCGGAGGGATAAATTTAGAGGATATTTCCGCCCCTAGATGTGTAGAAATTGAAAATAGGTTAAAGAAGGAGTTAGATATACCTATTTTTCATGATGATCAGCATGGAACTGCTGTTGTAGTAAGTGCTGGCCTGATAAATGCTTTAAAAATTGTAGGAAAGAGCTTTAGTGAAATTAAGGTTGTTATAAATGGTGCTGGAGCTGCAGGAAGTGCAATTGTAAAAATGCTCCTAAGCCTTGGAGTAAAAGATATATTAATATGTGATTCTAAAGGGATTATTTATAAAGGATTACCTACAAACAATTGGTTAAAAGAAGAATTAGCAATGCTAACAAATAAAAATGGTGTAAAAGGTTCTTTGTATGATGCGATGATTGGAGCAGATGTGTTTATAGGTGTTTCTGTAGGAGATGTGGTTAAAAAGGAAATGGTTAAAAATATGAAAAAAGATGCTATTGTTTTTGCGTTAGCAAACCCCATTCCAGAAATTTTTCCTGATGATGCCAAAGAAGCGGGGGCAAGAATAGTGGCAACAGGACGATCGGATTATCAAAATCAGATTAATAATGTTCTTGCGTTTCCGGGAATATTTAGAGGTGCATTAGATGCCCGAGCAAGTGATATTAATGATGAAATGAAGATAGCTGCAGCATATGCAATTGCTGGGGTAATTAACGATACAGAATTAAATGAAGAAAATATAATTCCAAATGTTTTTAATGATAAAGTATCAAAGAAAGTTGCAACAGCTGTCAAAGAAGCAGCAGTAAAAAGTGGGGTAGCAAGAATATAA
- a CDS encoding Gfo/Idh/MocA family protein, translating into MKTAILIGAGERGLNTYGAYALKYKDKLKFVAVAEPDDYRRNYFKENHNIEDKYCVRDWKDLLKFPKIADIAIIATLENLHKEPALAFLDLGYNILIEKPVAPTIEDSVQIIKKAIEKDKYIMPAYVLRFSDFYKKIREIIDLHLLGEIVSVIQEEHIGYWHMAHSYVRGRWRKSKDVGPIILTKSCHDLDILQWILGKKCLQIYSTGSLKHFRKENCPNQASDNCLDCKLKNSCPYSATKIYLNMENNGWPVNTITNDLSYEGRINALRTTNFGKCVYKLDNDVLDNQKVLMKFDDSIDVIFTLDAFTHDKTRIIKITGSKGELFGNFAKNYIEINTFSNDKKEVIELNPKYKSSHQGSDFNLLDEFLETLDSKKPVDYYNFIESHFMAFASEYSRINNTIVDYQRYKEEKIR; encoded by the coding sequence ATGAAAACCGCAATATTAATAGGAGCGGGAGAAAGAGGTTTAAATACATATGGAGCTTATGCCCTTAAATACAAAGACAAACTAAAATTTGTAGCTGTAGCTGAACCTGACGATTACAGACGAAACTACTTTAAAGAGAACCATAATATAGAAGATAAATATTGTGTAAGAGATTGGAAAGACCTTTTAAAATTCCCAAAGATTGCTGATATTGCTATTATTGCAACATTAGAAAACTTGCATAAAGAACCTGCTTTAGCCTTTTTGGATCTAGGATACAACATATTAATAGAAAAACCTGTTGCTCCAACTATAGAAGATTCGGTTCAAATAATAAAAAAAGCAATAGAAAAAGACAAATACATTATGCCTGCATACGTATTAAGATTCTCTGATTTTTATAAAAAAATCAGAGAGATTATAGATTTGCATTTACTAGGAGAGATAGTATCTGTTATCCAAGAAGAGCACATTGGATATTGGCACATGGCTCACAGTTACGTTCGAGGAAGATGGAGAAAGTCAAAAGATGTGGGTCCTATCATTCTTACTAAAAGTTGTCACGACCTTGATATTCTTCAATGGATACTGGGGAAAAAATGTTTGCAAATTTATTCAACTGGAAGCCTAAAGCATTTTAGAAAAGAAAATTGCCCTAATCAAGCTTCAGATAATTGTTTAGATTGTAAATTAAAGAATTCTTGTCCATATTCTGCAACAAAAATATATCTAAATATGGAAAATAATGGTTGGCCCGTAAACACCATTACCAATGATCTAAGTTATGAAGGTCGAATTAATGCATTAAGAACTACTAATTTTGGTAAATGCGTTTATAAACTTGATAATGATGTGCTTGATAATCAAAAAGTATTAATGAAATTCGATGATAGTATAGATGTCATATTTACACTCGATGCCTTCACACATGATAAAACAAGAATCATCAAAATAACTGGTTCAAAAGGCGAGCTATTTGGAAATTTTGCAAAAAATTATATTGAAATAAATACTTTCAGTAACGACAAAAAAGAAGTTATTGAGCTCAATCCTAAGTATAAAAGTAGCCATCAAGGCTCAGATTTTAATTTATTGGATGAATTCTTGGAAACTCTTGACTCTAAAAAACCTGTTGATTATTATAATTTTATTGAAAGCCACTTTATGGCATTTGCATCAGAGTATTCCAGAATCAATAATACTATTGTAGATTATCAAAGATATAAAGAAGAGAAAATCAGATAA
- a CDS encoding sugar phosphate isomerase/epimerase family protein — protein MYNLDIGVIIPLEELLEHGTKNLEELGLNVCQVNAWHVENLTKENAEKLLEITKGKIKISSLWVGWPGPRVWDFIEGPATLGLVPKEFRYVRMEALKLGAKFAKEIGVKDIVTHVGFIPENPSTTEYLETVTTIKHVALEAQKLGIYFNFETGQETPITLLRTIEDVGLDNLGINLDPANLLMYGKANPVDAVDLYKGLIRSVHVKDGRYPTNGRDLGEETPVGEGLVNFPVLLDRLIKYDYKGPLIIEREISGPEQKKDILKAKKMLEDILKKY, from the coding sequence AGGATTAAACGTTTGTCAAGTTAATGCCTGGCATGTGGAAAATCTAACAAAAGAAAATGCAGAAAAACTTTTAGAAATTACAAAGGGGAAAATTAAAATAAGCAGTCTGTGGGTTGGTTGGCCAGGACCACGGGTATGGGATTTCATTGAAGGACCTGCTACTCTAGGATTAGTTCCAAAAGAATTTAGGTATGTAAGAATGGAAGCATTAAAATTAGGTGCAAAATTTGCTAAAGAAATAGGTGTTAAAGATATAGTAACTCACGTTGGATTCATACCAGAAAATCCTTCAACCACAGAATATTTAGAAACGGTAACAACAATCAAGCATGTAGCATTAGAAGCACAAAAACTTGGAATATATTTTAATTTTGAGACAGGTCAGGAAACACCTATTACTTTATTGAGAACTATCGAAGATGTTGGTTTAGATAACCTTGGAATAAACCTCGATCCTGCTAATCTATTAATGTATGGAAAAGCTAATCCAGTTGACGCAGTAGATTTATACAAAGGCCTAATTAGAAGTGTACACGTAAAAGATGGAAGATATCCTACAAACGGTAGGGATCTTGGAGAAGAAACCCCTGTGGGAGAAGGTCTGGTTAATTTCCCAGTCCTTTTAGATAGGTTAATAAAATATGATTATAAAGGTCCTCTCATCATAGAAAGGGAAATATCTGGTCCTGAACAGAAAAAAGATATTCTAAAAGCCAAAAAAATGTTGGAGGATATACTAAAAAAATATTAA